In one window of Heterodontus francisci isolate sHetFra1 chromosome 47, sHetFra1.hap1, whole genome shotgun sequence DNA:
- the tti2 gene encoding TELO2-interacting protein 2: protein MEDPSEIIQKLHLVGKNRKLEEDCYQRMQVPAVEHVLRKILDDMSNEKLTRHKGSVVDDVRELFLQADPLWLLSCCQNDTSDIVQMYIDLTAALTQYSALPRCETDIGELPDSAYHMIPGRACSVAQTFQLLLSKLSARPAEATWNLTTVSSDSVLKAILPYLVIFCTAHCQEQPWTNAASRLATDELLAAAVQAAGCKTVTELLCGAEEKGRGVLGAVLHLMKPQMNKNTWKLNPATKHVFRWLLQRVRRPWLAEHLDAVLPPSLLFSDDYRTENKILGVRCLQHIIDNVPAAELLQYNRAQVVYHALYNHLYTPEASLIQTVLSCLLDLLPLLEKAHVIRGQQRANRYDKVFCLILTHMEVEDKIPLRRVYAKHLPVFTERLGILVVRHLKRLQRVILGYLEVYDGPEEAARLCVLQAFQSMIQQAWPRMSMRLEVLLKSLLKFIYDMATDQSPTPPRVKEELLQDATHCLILLNRCCERKVTVLLEGVRQSCENATVLDCLQRVQQDV from the exons ATGGAGGATCCTTCAGAAATCATCCAGAAACTGCATCTAGTAGGCAAAAACAGGAAACTGGAAGAGGATTGTTATCAAAGGATGCAAGTCCCAGCAGTCGAGCATGTTCTAAGGAAAATACTAGATGACATGTCAAATGAGAAACTGACGAGGCACAAAGGATCAGTTGTGGATGATGTAAGGGAATTGTTTCTACAGGCCGACCCTCTCTGGCTTCTCAGCTGCTGCCAAAATGACACATCGGACATTGTTCAAATGTACATCGATCTGACGGCTGCTCTGACCCAGTACTCAGCGCTGCCCAGGTGTGAGACTGACATTGGTGAGCTGCCCGACAGTGCGTATCACATGATACCTGGGAGGGCCTGCAGTGTGGCCCAAACGTTTCAACTCCTACTCAGTAAACTGTCAGCAAGGCCAGCGGAAGCGACGTGGAACCTCACCACAGTTTCGTCAGACTCAGTTCTGAAAGCCATCTTACCCTATCTGGTTATTTTCTGCACCGCACACTGCCAGGAGCAGCCATGGACCAATGCAGCATCTCGGCTGGCTACAGATGAGCTGCTGGCAGCCGCAGTACAGGCAGCGGGGTGTAAGACTGTCACAGAACTCCTGTGTGGGGCAGAGGAGAAAGGCAGGGGAGTTCTAGGAGCTGTACTGCATCTGATGAAACCACAAATGAACAA AAACACGTGGAAGTTGAATCCAGCCACAAAGCATGTATTTCGGTGGCTGCTGCAGAGGGTGAGGAGGCCGTGGCTGGCTGAGCACCTGGACGCAGTGCTGCCACCATCCCTCCTCTTCTCAGATGACTACAGGACAGAGAATAAGATTCTGGGCGTGAGGTGCCTCCAGCACATCATTGACAATGTG CCTGCTGCGGAACTCCTGCAATATAACCGGGCGCAAGTGGTGTACCACGCTCTCTACAATCACTTGTACACTCCTGAAGCTTCGCTCATTCAG ACTGTGCTGTCCTGCTTACTCGACCTTCTCCCACTTCTGGAGAAAGCGCATGTTATCCGAGGACAACAGAGAGCAAACCGCTACGACAAAGTGTTCTGCCTAATTCTGACCCATATGGAGGTTGAAGACAAGATTCCTCTGCGGAGAGTGTATGCCAAGCATCTGCCCGTCTTCACAGAGAG GCTGGGCATTCTGGTTGTTCGCCACTTGAAGCGTTTGCAGAGGGTGATTCTTGGATACCTGGAGGTGTATGATGGACCTGAGGAAGCTGCCAGGCTCTGTGTTCTGCAGGCGTTCCAGAGCATGATCCAACAGGCCTGGCCCAG AATGTCCATGAGGCTGGAGGTTTTGCTCAAGTCCTTACTCAAGTTCATATACGATATGGCAACTGACCAGAGCCCAACACCACCACGAGTGAAGGAGGAACTGTTACAGGACGCCACCCACTGCCTGATCCTGCTCAATCGGTGCTGTGAACGCAAAGTGACA GTTCTCCTGGAAGGAGTGCGCCAGAGCTGCGAGAATGCAACAGTACTGGACTGTCTGCAGAGGGTGCAGCAAGACGTGTAG